In Zingiber officinale cultivar Zhangliang chromosome 11B, Zo_v1.1, whole genome shotgun sequence, a single window of DNA contains:
- the LOC122034282 gene encoding F-box protein At4g02760-like: MFTNERAIGRPVVLTFAVVDRDQFRPVSTRATGRSSPAGATEAWASESSSTISRIPNLDAGPYSVFRAAVMEPLVPKRRLCPSAVYPTASASPPTARPVVVATDHILEKLLALPDPFVSLEVSLERLLDSRLLEMEKDQLVDGAMEAGSALLEAARRSARRRASMHNCSSWPLASDLTIKVFSKLDTQSLCHAAATCSMFNKCATDPMCYENIDLTAEVPKVNNTVVSKMIQHAGKNLQSLKLGIRSNPASTTEFRPLSYSTIHPMEASGLSWSQKRPRQGRETSLLTRSCLLALSVDGSAAGTLLRRLHLYNIDKMDTSALCTALSACQFLLDVEVVGLHVELRRTLDAVGANCHHLERLIFESSDSGRDDSLNSSTCIEMVNGCPNLMSLALRGFKLHDHKIRILIKGFHHLKIVDFSTSYAITGTFLRNFGSGTNACPLEVLILHDCLHLKEVEVSQALSAMLAGDFKFLRYLDISNKDGLSAENDWNYRCYNPCKTLISHVQKQRPEICLLAKFPPEGSLMDIFGDSELSSGTSFGPYFTDSSENSYSSDQGSGNEDVPDLNFPFDLDNELEFV; the protein is encoded by the exons ATGTTTACAAATGAAAGGGCAATAGGCCGGCCCGTGGTGCTAACGTTTGCCGTAGTAGATCGAGATCAGTTTCGTCCCGTTTCAACCCGTGCGACGGGACGCAGTTCGCCCGCCGGTGCGACTGAAGCGTGGGCGAGCGAGAGCTCTTCCACGATCTCCCGGATCCCTAACCTGGATGCCGGCCCCTACTCCGTCTTCCGCGCCGCCGTGATGGAACCCCTCGTCCCCAAGCGGCGACTGTGCCCCTCCGCCGTGTATCCTACCGCCTCCGCGAGCCCTCCTACGGCTCGTCCAGTCGTCGTTGCAACGGATCACATCCTCGAGAAGCTTCTCGCCCTCCCCGATCCCTTCGTATCCCTTGAGGTCTCCCTCGAACGCCTCCTCGATTCGAGGCTTCTAGAGATGGAGAAGGATCAGCTTGTCGATGGCGCCATGGAGGCCGGATCGGCCCTCCTTGAGGCTGCCAGGAGGTCAGCCCGCCGGCGCGCGTCTATGCACAACTGTTCTTCATGGCCTCTCGCCTCCGATCTCACTATCAAA GTATTCTCCAAGCTAGATACCCAAAGTCTTTGCCATGCTGCAGCTACTTGTTCAATGTTCAACAAGTGTGCAACAGACCCAATGTGCTATGAGAATATTGACCTGACAGCTGAAGTGCCAAAGGTTAATAATACTGTTGTCTCCAAAATGATACAGCATGCTGGAAAAAACCTTCA ATCACTTAAGCTTGGAATTCGCTCCAATCCTGCTTCAACAACAGAATTTAGACCGCTCTCCTATTCCACAATACATCCCATGGAAGCATCTGGTCTTTCCTGGAGTCAAAAGAGGCCGAGGCAAGGAAGGGAGACATCTCTTCTCACAAGGTCTTGCCTTCTGGCTTTAAGTGTGGATGGTAGTGCTGCAGG GACTCTCTTAAGGAGGCTACACTTGTACAACATTGATAAAATGGATACCTCTGCACTTTGCACAGCTTTGTCAGCCTGTCAGTTTCTACTTGACGTTGAAGTTGTTGGCCT ACACGTTGAACTCAGAAGAACATTGGATGCTGTTGGCGCCAATTGTCATCATTTGGAGCGCTTGATCTTCGAGTCCTCTGATTCTG GGAGGGATGATAGCTTGAATTCTTCAACCTGCATTGAAATGGTAAACGGCTGTCCCAATTTGATGTCACTTGCCCTGAGAGGGTTTAAGCTGCATGATCACAAAATCCGCATACTGATTAAG GGATTTCATCACCTCAAAATTGTTGATTTTTCAACATCTTATGCAATTACAGGGACTTTCTTAAG GAACTTTGGCAGTGGTACAAATGCTTGTCCACTGGAGGTCTTGATCTTACACGACTGTTTGCATCTTAAAGAA GTTGAAGTGTCACAGGCGCTATCAGCGATGCTTGCTGGTGACTTCAAATTCCTGAGATACTTG GATATTTCAAACAAAGATGGTCTGTCTGCTGAGAATGATTGGAACTATAGATGTTATAATCCGTG CAAGACGCTGATCTCACATGTTCAGAAACAAAGGCCCGAGATATGTTTGTTAGCCAAGTTTCCCCCTGAAGGAAG CTTGATGGATATCTTTGGCGACAGTGAATTAAGCAGTGGCACAAGTTTTGGTCCTTATTTCACGGATTCTTCTGAAAATAGCTATAGCAGTGATCAAGGTAGTGGGAATGAGGACGTCCCAGATCTAAATTTCCCATTTGATTTGGACAATGAGTTGGAGTTTGTGTAG
- the LOC122033696 gene encoding F-box protein At1g55000-like isoform X2, protein MGCCGDDDGDLLDQLVPPESDTHTYFDHNSSPSPSSFAEEVVISPMNSNFAALVSKDLLRAILELLPPQDLARSACVCRLWRAVASEREMREKAFRSPWKVRRVLGDPSSALFWGHSRLDRFAISHRLRRGDTVAGLALRYSVQVMGIKRLNNMMSDHGIHSRERLLIPVVKPELLLNSTCYIEFDEQAKREVAVLYLEGGPDEKTNNLTNRAAFTERGLP, encoded by the exons ATGGGCTGCTGCGGAGACGATGACGGCGACCTTCTTGATCAACTTGTTCCGCCGGAGTCCGACACCCATACGTATTTCGATCACAATTCCTCTCCTTCGCCCTCCTCTTTCGCCGAGGAGGTGGTGATCTCACCCATGAACTCCAACTTCGCCGCCCTCGTCTCCAAGGACCTCCTCCGGGCGATCCTCGAGCTCCTGCCGCCGCAAGATCTCGCTCGGTCGGCGTGCGTTTGCCGGTTGTGGCGCGCCGTGGCATCGGAGCGGGAGATGCGGGAGAAGGCATTCAGGTCGCCCTGGAAGGTGCGTCGGGTCCTCGGCGATCCGTCGTCCGCTCTCTTCTGGGGCCATTCCCGCCTCGACCGCTTCGCCATCTCCCACCGCCTTCGTCGGGGCGATACCGTTGCGGGACTCGCCCTCAGGTACTCTGTCCAG GTTATGGGCATCAAGCGGTTAAACAATATGATGAGTGACCATGGTATCCACTCAAGGGAGAGGCTACTGATCCCTGTTGTCAAACCAGAGCTGCTTCTTAATAGCACATGCTACATTGAATTTGACGAACAGGCAAAAAGAGAAGTCGCAGTACTGTACCTGGAAGGTGGCCCAGATGAGAAAACCAACAATCTGACAAACAGGGCGGCATTCACTGAAAGAg GGCTGCCATGA
- the LOC122033696 gene encoding F-box protein At1g55000-like isoform X1, whose product MGCCGDDDGDLLDQLVPPESDTHTYFDHNSSPSPSSFAEEVVISPMNSNFAALVSKDLLRAILELLPPQDLARSACVCRLWRAVASEREMREKAFRSPWKVRRVLGDPSSALFWGHSRLDRFAISHRLRRGDTVAGLALRYSVQVMGIKRLNNMMSDHGIHSRERLLIPVVKPELLLNSTCYIEFDEQAKREVAVLYLEGGPDEKTNNLTNRAAFTERGKRKILNSLRRSMQVDVETAEFYLSFSNGDPRAAMMHFSEDLRWERQKREHYIFS is encoded by the exons ATGGGCTGCTGCGGAGACGATGACGGCGACCTTCTTGATCAACTTGTTCCGCCGGAGTCCGACACCCATACGTATTTCGATCACAATTCCTCTCCTTCGCCCTCCTCTTTCGCCGAGGAGGTGGTGATCTCACCCATGAACTCCAACTTCGCCGCCCTCGTCTCCAAGGACCTCCTCCGGGCGATCCTCGAGCTCCTGCCGCCGCAAGATCTCGCTCGGTCGGCGTGCGTTTGCCGGTTGTGGCGCGCCGTGGCATCGGAGCGGGAGATGCGGGAGAAGGCATTCAGGTCGCCCTGGAAGGTGCGTCGGGTCCTCGGCGATCCGTCGTCCGCTCTCTTCTGGGGCCATTCCCGCCTCGACCGCTTCGCCATCTCCCACCGCCTTCGTCGGGGCGATACCGTTGCGGGACTCGCCCTCAGGTACTCTGTCCAG GTTATGGGCATCAAGCGGTTAAACAATATGATGAGTGACCATGGTATCCACTCAAGGGAGAGGCTACTGATCCCTGTTGTCAAACCAGAGCTGCTTCTTAATAGCACATGCTACATTGAATTTGACGAACAGGCAAAAAGAGAAGTCGCAGTACTGTACCTGGAAGGTGGCCCAGATGAGAAAACCAACAATCTGACAAACAGGGCGGCATTCACTGAAAGAggtaaaagaaaaatactcaACTCCTTACGACGCAGCATGCAAGTAGATGTGGAAACAGCCGAATTCTACCTTTCTTTTTCAAATGGTGATCCAAGGGCTGCCATGATGCACTTCAGCGAGGATCTTAGGTGGGAGCGCCAGAAGAGGGAACATTACATATTCTCGTGA
- the LOC122033695 gene encoding uncharacterized protein C24B11.05-like, with product MPISIELASAFPSSVFSLYLLLPSRVMDFDYATPFNCLLFDLDDTLYSPAIGIGRACRNNIEEFLASKCGISAEEASSLRAELFQSHGSSLAGLIAQGYDVHPDEYHSYVHGRSPYDLIEPDATLRELLLSVPQRKILFTNSDRRHATRVLQRLGIEDCFQRIICFETMNPHLFEDATRCSKSPVILKPSAAAMEMAVRLAGVAPRRTLFLDDSERNIDAGKALDLRTALVGKRVKTQAADYLLGSIAELKQMIPEIWKKQDGTTTTRSELELESMRPTTPIGA from the exons ATGCCTATAAGTATCGAGCTTGCCTCTGCCTTTCCCTCCTCTGTTTTTTCCCtctaccttcttcttccttctcgagtTATGGACTTCGACTACGCAACCCCCTTCAATTGCCTTCTCTTCG ACCTTGATGACACTTTATACTCTCCGGCAATTGGAATTGGACGAGCTTGCAGAAACAACATAGAAG AGTTCCTCGCTAGCAAATGTGGGATATCAGCAGAGGAAGCCTCGTCCCTCCGTGCTGAGCTCTTCCAATCCCATGGCAGCTCCCTTGCAGGCCTCATA GCTCAAGGTTATGACGTTCACCCCGACGAGTATCACAG CTACGTTCATGGGAGATCGCCCTACGACCTCATCGAGCCTGACGCGACGCTGCGAGAGCTTCTCCTCAGCGTTCCCCAGCGCAAGATC CTGTTCACGAACTCGGACCGGCGTCACGCGACGAGGGTGCTGCAGAGATTGGGCATCGAGGACTGCTTCCAACGCATCATTTGTTTCGAGACGATGAACCCGCACCTATTCGAGGACGCGACCAGGTGTTCGAAGTCGCCGGTGATCCTCAAGCCCTCTGCAGCCGCCATGGAGATGGCCGTGCGGCTCGCCGGCGTCGCTCCCCGTCGCACG CTATTTCTGGACGACAGCGAGAGGAACATCGATGCAGGGAAGGCTCTGGATCTTCGAACAGCCTTG GTCGGAAAGCGGGTGAAGACACAGGCAGCAGATTACCTGTTgggtagcatcgccgagctgaaGCAGATGATACCAGAAATCTGGAAGAAGCAGGATGGCACCACTACGACAAGAAGCGAATTAGAATTGGAATCCATGAGGCCCACGACTCCCATCGGGGCTTAG